In Aquimarina spinulae, a single window of DNA contains:
- a CDS encoding RNA polymerase sigma factor, whose product MNTTEDHKILEGIVTGNEVVITTFYRKNLPYIRQYILQNSGNEEDAEDVFQDALILIYQKLKTDSLELHSSLRTYFYGVCKNMWRNRLRKNKKMIITEKLPEDAEIITPTVIQDIEYKEREHVYRRHFLKLSDTCREVLSLLFQGNSMKDIAHITGYSEGYTRKKKFECKRYLIEMIEKDHAYQELQLNPEKEL is encoded by the coding sequence ATGAATACTACCGAGGATCACAAAATTTTGGAAGGTATCGTCACCGGAAATGAGGTTGTTATTACTACATTTTATAGAAAAAACCTACCTTATATAAGGCAATACATCCTACAAAATTCTGGTAATGAAGAGGATGCCGAAGATGTATTTCAGGATGCGTTGATTTTGATATATCAGAAATTAAAAACAGATTCTCTGGAGTTACATTCTTCATTACGAACCTATTTTTATGGGGTTTGTAAAAATATGTGGAGAAACAGATTACGAAAAAACAAAAAAATGATCATCACAGAAAAATTACCTGAAGATGCAGAAATAATTACCCCTACAGTGATCCAAGATATAGAATATAAAGAACGAGAGCATGTGTATCGCAGACACTTCTTAAAGCTAAGTGATACATGTCGTGAAGTATTGAGCTTACTTTTTCAAGGAAATAGCATGAAAGATATTGCACATATCACCGGATATTCTGAAGGATATACCCGAAAGAAAAAATTTGAATGTAAACGATATCTAATAGAAATGATCGAAAAGGATCACGCCTATCAAGAATTACAACTAAACCCTGAAAAAGAATTATAG
- a CDS encoding TetR/AcrR family transcriptional regulator, translated as MSKKAIVLQTTLELITKQGIHATSLSQIIKESGVANGTVYHHFKNKEEIITELYLMLTQDFGTVVMRNTPEDDIKKQFTVMWLNLFYYFVNNPLAFIFSEQIARSPEIPQSLKDKARQYYGEIESYFKKGVKQKVFKSYNTLIMEELFFGNVVSLVKIHENEQVKLQEKHINQAIEISWRGFLKDQTII; from the coding sequence ATGAGTAAAAAAGCAATAGTCTTACAGACTACTCTAGAATTAATAACTAAACAAGGTATCCATGCCACTTCTCTTTCTCAAATTATTAAAGAATCAGGCGTAGCAAACGGAACTGTATATCATCATTTTAAAAACAAAGAAGAGATCATTACAGAACTCTACTTAATGCTTACCCAGGATTTTGGCACTGTTGTTATGCGTAATACCCCAGAAGACGACATAAAGAAACAATTTACCGTAATGTGGCTTAATCTGTTCTATTATTTTGTCAATAATCCTCTTGCTTTTATATTTTCTGAACAGATTGCACGTTCTCCAGAAATTCCTCAATCTTTAAAAGATAAAGCAAGGCAATATTATGGAGAAATCGAAAGCTATTTCAAAAAAGGAGTAAAACAAAAGGTTTTTAAATCTTATAACACTCTAATCATGGAAGAACTCTTCTTTGGCAATGTGGTATCACTGGTAAAGATTCATGAGAATGAACAAGTAAAACTACAGGAAAAACATATCAATCAAGCTATTGAGATTTCCTGGAGAGGTTTTCTAAAGGATCAAACAATTATTTAG
- a CDS encoding geranylgeranylglycerol-phosphate geranylgeranyltransferase yields MLTRKNKLIFLKLLSLFSVVRGYNILIIVFAQYLTSIFILAPQIRLRHVILDPNLFVIVLASAGVIAGGYIINNFYDKEKDLINRPQKTMLDRLVSQRTKLTGYFVLNFLSVVCASYVSFRAVIFFSLYIFGIWFYSHKLKKFPVIGNIIASLLAITPFFAVFIYYKNFDEVIFVHATFLFLMLIMREMIKDLGNLRGDLAQNYKTIPIVYGELVSKRIVSVLVLASCVPIYLLLTRYEIGFMYLYFYACIILLFAFLLGLWRSKGRTHYVWLHNILKLIIVAGTFSIILIDVHMILDRILW; encoded by the coding sequence ATGCTTACCAGAAAAAATAAACTCATTTTTCTCAAGTTATTGAGTTTATTTTCTGTAGTTAGAGGGTATAATATCTTGATTATTGTATTTGCGCAATATCTTACCTCAATATTTATTTTAGCACCTCAGATTAGATTACGACATGTTATTCTGGATCCAAATCTATTTGTTATTGTATTGGCTTCTGCCGGTGTGATTGCAGGAGGGTATATCATTAATAATTTTTATGATAAAGAAAAAGATTTAATCAATAGGCCGCAAAAGACCATGCTGGATCGATTAGTGAGTCAACGTACAAAACTCACGGGATATTTTGTCCTTAATTTTCTCTCTGTGGTATGTGCCAGTTATGTTTCTTTTAGAGCAGTTATTTTTTTCTCTTTATATATTTTCGGGATATGGTTCTATTCTCATAAACTAAAGAAATTTCCTGTTATTGGAAATATTATCGCTTCTCTATTGGCAATAACTCCATTTTTTGCTGTATTCATTTATTATAAAAACTTTGACGAAGTTATTTTTGTTCATGCAACGTTTTTGTTTTTGATGTTGATCATGAGAGAAATGATTAAAGATTTAGGAAATTTAAGAGGAGACCTTGCTCAGAACTATAAAACGATACCTATTGTGTATGGTGAATTAGTCTCAAAAAGAATAGTAAGTGTTTTGGTTTTGGCTTCTTGCGTTCCTATTTATTTACTGCTCACTCGATATGAGATAGGATTTATGTACCTGTATTTTTATGCATGTATTATACTCCTTTTTGCATTTTTACTTGGCTTATGGAGATCAAAGGGAAGAACACACTATGTTTGGCTACACAATATTTTAAAACTTATTATTGTTGCAGGAACATTTAGTATTATTCTAATTGATGTGCATATGATCTTGGATAGAATTCTTTGGTAA
- a CDS encoding TspO/MBR family protein → MKKKLFRIGIAVLVCGLIGFLSSIATQTSVNTWYAALNKPSFTPPNWIFGPMWVLLYIMMGIAAGIVWSKGFYHKWVKTALYHFGFQLLLNAAWSIFFFGLQNPLIALLDIIALFILLLFTIKWFTVVNSTAAYLLIPYVVWVAFATALNFGIWQLN, encoded by the coding sequence ATGAAAAAAAAGTTATTTCGTATTGGTATTGCGGTATTGGTATGTGGTTTGATCGGATTTTTGAGTAGTATTGCTACCCAAACTTCTGTTAACACGTGGTATGCTGCTTTAAATAAACCTTCTTTTACTCCACCAAATTGGATCTTTGGACCAATGTGGGTTCTGCTGTATATTATGATGGGAATTGCGGCCGGAATTGTTTGGAGCAAAGGCTTTTATCATAAATGGGTAAAAACTGCGTTATATCACTTTGGATTTCAATTGTTACTCAATGCAGCGTGGTCTATTTTTTTCTTTGGACTACAAAATCCATTGATTGCATTATTGGATATAATTGCCCTATTTATCCTATTACTGTTTACCATTAAATGGTTTACCGTAGTAAATTCTACCGCTGCCTACCTACTTATCCCTTATGTTGTTTGGGTTGCTTTTGCGACTGCTTTAAATTTTGGCATATGGCAACTAAATTAA
- a CDS encoding NAD(P)/FAD-dependent oxidoreductase translates to MMNYDLIIVGGGAAGFFTAINVAENDPKLKIAILERGKEVLSKVRVSGGGRCNVTHAEFIPNELSKNYPRGEKELKGPFHTFMTGDTMEWFDRRGVALKIEDDGRIFPVSNSSETIIDCFLSEAKRYGVEVLKNHAVKNFYQEDEQWLLETSQGDFRTTMLMIATGSNPKIWKIVQGLGHQTVDAVPSLFTFNSKDPRIANLPGVVTNASVQVKHSKLSSEGPLLITHWGMSGPAILKLSAWGAIELNACQYNFEIIVNWLQNYSQQEAFEELKTLKNQYPKQQISKYTQFELPKRLWQSLILASEIRNDTRWADVSKIQLKTLSEQLTQGVFMIKGKSTFKEEFVTAGGIDLKEVNFKTFESKKCHNLYFAGEVLNIDAITGGFNFQNAWTGAFIAAKAITSG, encoded by the coding sequence ATGATGAACTATGATTTAATAATTGTTGGTGGCGGTGCAGCTGGTTTTTTTACAGCTATTAATGTGGCAGAAAATGACCCAAAACTAAAAATAGCTATTCTGGAACGAGGAAAAGAAGTGTTGTCCAAAGTTCGGGTATCTGGCGGTGGGCGATGCAATGTAACTCATGCAGAATTTATCCCTAACGAATTAAGTAAAAATTACCCAAGGGGAGAAAAAGAACTCAAAGGACCTTTTCATACATTTATGACAGGTGATACGATGGAATGGTTTGATCGTCGTGGAGTAGCACTTAAGATAGAGGATGATGGTAGGATATTTCCAGTTTCAAACTCTTCAGAAACGATTATCGATTGTTTTCTGTCGGAAGCAAAACGATATGGGGTTGAAGTTTTAAAAAACCATGCCGTTAAAAATTTCTATCAAGAAGATGAACAATGGCTCTTAGAAACCAGTCAGGGAGATTTTAGGACTACCATGTTAATGATTGCCACAGGGAGTAACCCTAAAATCTGGAAAATAGTTCAGGGTTTAGGACATCAGACCGTTGATGCAGTTCCTTCGTTATTTACTTTTAATAGTAAAGATCCAAGAATTGCAAATCTACCAGGTGTGGTAACAAATGCGTCAGTACAGGTCAAACATTCAAAACTATCGAGTGAGGGGCCATTGTTAATTACGCATTGGGGGATGAGTGGACCAGCAATTCTAAAACTTTCGGCCTGGGGGGCTATAGAGCTAAATGCATGCCAGTATAATTTTGAAATTATAGTGAATTGGCTTCAGAACTATTCACAGCAGGAGGCTTTTGAGGAACTTAAAACGTTAAAAAATCAATATCCGAAACAACAGATAAGTAAATACACTCAATTTGAATTACCAAAAAGACTTTGGCAGAGTTTAATTTTGGCTTCGGAAATAAGAAATGATACACGCTGGGCCGATGTGAGTAAAATTCAGCTTAAAACATTATCAGAACAGCTTACACAAGGAGTTTTTATGATAAAAGGGAAAAGTACATTTAAAGAAGAATTTGTAACTGCAGGTGGAATCGATCTTAAAGAAGTTAATTTTAAAACTTTTGAAAGCAAGAAATGTCATAATTTATATTTTGCAGGAGAAGTGTTAAACATAGATGCAATTACAGGAGGGTTTAATTTTCAGAATGCATGGACCGGAGCTTTTATTGCAGCAAAAGCAATCACATCTGGATAG
- a CDS encoding mevalonate kinase encodes MKGPLFYSKILLFGEYGIIKDSKGLSIPYNFFKGALKVSETPDQEAIQSNENLKNFATYLEEIQDKGIVKFDFEKLHLDINSGMYFDSSIPQGYGVGSSGALVAAIYDKYAANKITVLENLTRDKLLKLKEIFGLMESFFHGKSSGLDPLNSYLSLPILIHSKDNIEPAGIPSQSVENKKGAVFLLDSGIVGETAPMVSIFMENMKQEGFRSMLKNQFVKYTDACVDDFLKGDVKSLFFNIKELSHVVLDNFKPMIPKQFHTLWKHGIETNDYYLKLCGSGGGGYILGFTQDFDKAQASLKDYKLEVVYNF; translated from the coding sequence ATGAAAGGACCGTTATTTTATTCTAAAATACTTCTGTTTGGAGAATATGGTATTATTAAAGATTCTAAAGGTCTTTCTATACCTTATAATTTTTTTAAAGGTGCATTAAAAGTATCAGAAACACCTGATCAAGAGGCTATACAATCCAATGAAAATCTTAAAAATTTTGCAACCTATCTCGAAGAGATTCAAGATAAAGGAATTGTGAAATTTGATTTTGAAAAACTTCATTTAGATATCAATTCTGGGATGTATTTTGATAGTAGTATTCCTCAGGGATATGGAGTAGGAAGTAGTGGTGCATTAGTAGCGGCGATTTATGATAAATATGCAGCTAATAAAATTACTGTATTAGAAAACCTTACTCGAGATAAATTATTAAAACTGAAAGAGATTTTTGGACTTATGGAATCTTTCTTTCACGGAAAGAGTTCTGGACTGGATCCTTTAAATAGTTATCTTAGCCTACCTATTCTTATTCATTCTAAAGATAATATCGAACCTGCAGGAATTCCTTCACAAAGTGTAGAGAATAAAAAAGGCGCCGTTTTCTTATTAGATAGCGGTATAGTTGGAGAGACTGCCCCGATGGTTAGTATTTTTATGGAAAACATGAAGCAAGAAGGCTTTCGTAGTATGCTCAAAAACCAGTTTGTAAAATATACAGACGCTTGTGTAGATGATTTCTTAAAAGGAGATGTTAAATCTCTATTCTTTAATATAAAAGAGCTTTCTCACGTGGTTTTGGATAATTTTAAGCCAATGATACCAAAGCAATTTCACACCTTATGGAAACATGGTATAGAAACCAATGATTATTATCTTAAGTTATGTGGCTCTGGAGGCGGCGGTTATATTTTAGGATTTACGCAGGATTTTGATAAAGCACAGGCTTCACTTAAGGATTATAAGTTAGAGGTAGTCTACAATTTTTAA
- a CDS encoding diphosphomevalonate/mevalonate 3,5-bisphosphate decarboxylase family protein: MSDYPEFTLPIVSKLPEEGVVTCTSPSNIALVKYWGKRPVQLPENASISFTLDNCKTTTSLAYKRRDDAGEDFDFELFFEGKPKPDFKPKIQSFFERIQEYLPFLKQYTFRIETSNTFPHSSGIASSASGMSALAYCLMQLEKKINPDISDSECLQKSSFLARLGSGSACRSIEGPVTVWGKHSDINQSSDAYAIPFPFPVHQNFDAYQDTILLIDKGEKQVSSSVGHNLMYGHPFAEKRFEQATGNVTKLKEILISGDLDAFIKIVESEALTLHAMMMTSLPYFILMKPNTLSVIHKIWEYRTTTGSKVCFTLDAGANVHVLYPNTEKNQVLDFITNELVAYCQNGQYICDKIGLGAKIV, encoded by the coding sequence ATGTCGGATTATCCAGAATTTACCTTACCTATAGTTTCAAAATTACCCGAAGAAGGTGTAGTAACTTGTACCTCACCCAGTAATATTGCTCTAGTTAAATATTGGGGTAAAAGACCTGTGCAATTACCTGAGAATGCATCGATTAGCTTTACGTTGGATAATTGTAAAACAACAACAAGTTTAGCATATAAAAGACGAGATGATGCAGGAGAGGATTTTGATTTTGAACTCTTTTTTGAAGGAAAACCTAAACCAGATTTTAAACCTAAGATTCAAAGTTTTTTTGAAAGGATTCAAGAATATCTTCCTTTCCTAAAGCAATATACGTTCAGAATAGAAACCAGTAATACATTTCCGCATAGTAGTGGGATTGCATCATCAGCTAGTGGGATGAGTGCACTGGCATATTGCTTAATGCAGTTAGAAAAAAAGATAAACCCGGATATTTCAGATTCAGAATGTCTTCAAAAATCTTCTTTTTTGGCTCGTTTGGGCTCGGGGAGTGCATGCCGAAGTATAGAAGGACCAGTTACCGTTTGGGGAAAACATTCAGATATAAACCAGAGTAGTGATGCATATGCAATACCGTTTCCGTTTCCAGTTCATCAAAATTTTGATGCTTATCAGGATACAATCTTATTAATTGATAAAGGAGAAAAACAAGTAAGTAGTAGTGTAGGTCATAATCTAATGTACGGTCATCCTTTTGCAGAAAAACGATTTGAGCAAGCAACTGGCAATGTTACTAAATTAAAAGAGATATTAATTTCGGGGGATTTAGACGCCTTTATCAAGATAGTAGAAAGTGAAGCGTTGACACTACATGCAATGATGATGACTTCTTTACCTTATTTTATATTAATGAAACCTAATACGTTATCTGTTATTCATAAAATTTGGGAATATCGCACAACAACAGGATCAAAAGTTTGTTTTACACTAGATGCCGGAGCAAATGTTCATGTGTTGTACCCAAATACCGAAAAAAATCAAGTTTTAGATTTCATTACCAACGAGTTAGTTGCGTATTGTCAGAATGGACAGTATATTTGTGACAAAATAGGATTAGGTGCAAAAATAGTGTAA